The sequence ACTTACTTTCCTCTCCAAAGAGTGATTAAAGAGGTTTCTTTGGTTGAAGTAGGTGTTGGCATTATCTGCCCAAGCCTGAACATTGTATGTTGATTCCCTTTGTTAAGATGAATGAGGAATGCTCAGGACTCAACTGTCGGATGAtctgagagagggggagagagagagagagagagagagagagagagagtgtgtgtgtgtgtgtgtgtgtgtgtaactttcAGAGCAAAATGTGTAGCTTGCTGGTACTTTATATCCAACATCTTAACTAGGCCCTTTCTTGAATCTGCTTGTAAGGCAGAGAGAACTCCCATCGGGGTAACTGCTGCCTGGCTGTGACCATAGCACTTTGTTCAAGAGGAAAGACACCCTCCTTTAGATTTTTTCCAATGTCATTCACTCCACATGTGGCTGACCCCCTCAAACGTGGTCACCCCCTGCAGATGTGCGGCCTAAGCACCCACATGGTTAGTTTTGAACGTCTTCTTTAATGTTGCAATGGTACATAGTTTTTTGATCCCTTCTGTCTTCTAACTTCctacaattttttcaaagaaaattctattttacTACCTCTAAAAATAGTCAAGAAATACCGGTCAGTTCTCTTACCTGTCTGATCAGAGAAATAGGTGTTTCTTTGTCTAGAGTTAATATATCTGCTGTCAATGGATTATCAAATTTTTGATCTGCATAGCGTATTGATGATTTTGAATGGCTGAGAACCGACTTCAGGGGTTTCATGTTACAGATGTTTCATGGGGATCTGTTATCCTTGTGTTGTGTGGTATGGAAGTGCCCTGTCCAGTAGACAGAATGCCAACAAAACACCCTGAATTAAATatgcaaatgtttttcttctccctcttttttaatttcactggGTCCCGTCATCACTACAAGTGGTAAAAAATTTGCAATTTAAATGAGGGCTGTATATTTGGTAATTATGCTTGCCAAACagaaattttatgtatgtataccaACAAAGAATTACTCTTGGTTTCTGTGAAATGTACAAAAATCTAAGTGTTGAATCAGTATGAAGTGGAAACATTTAATGGaataaagataaagatatttAATCACTATGGATAAAATAATGCATCACAAGAAATCAGGACAGCACCCCAATTtcgatttttgcatttatatatcAAAACCATTTTCATGTGTGCTAAAATGGGATCATGATACCTGTAATTTGTGAAAGGTAAGAATTTAAGAGTATTACAAATTTCAGTTGCTTTAGCTTCAAATATACATCATATCTCAAAACAGGGATAACATTGTTAACTGTGTTAAAGAAACTCAGATGATGATTATAACTGGTCCATTAATTTTCTCTACGTAAACAGACCCTTGTAAAGGGTTCAAAAATAATGCATGCCTTGGAATATTCATGCTGCCTTCCCAAGCCAACTCAAGCAAGACAAATTAGGTGGATGCCATCAACTGTCTTACCAGATTTATGGTAAAATTTACAAGATTATGCAGGATTCTGTACCAACACATCAAATTTTTAGGTTTTCACTAACATATAGTTTTTGGCACCTACTCAACACGGTTTACTGTATTTGCTACCATAATTATGTACCCCTGTCGGGCATTCAGTTCAAGTCCTTACCTTTAGCtgtagaatgagtttgaaagtgttACAACTTGACatactttcttgttttgttcattCCTAGAAGATGGCACAGTGAAGGTGCTCTGAAGGTGACCAGGAGAAAATGCTTGCTCTTCTCCATGTCATGACCACCTGGCACTGTCAGAAGTTGGCTTATGATGCCAGGGCCTAGGCTCCAGCCCAGCCCACAGCACAGACCAGGGCAAGCCCGGGTCATGTACCCATTCATGTGCACTCAGATCTGAGGGCCAGGCTCCATAGTCAGCAGCAAACGCATTTATTACATCAGGTTCATTCCGGAGAGTTCATGTGGTTTCAGTTTCATTAGGCAAACTCAGGATAGGTTTAGGTGGGTAAGCtatcccacaaaaaaaaaaaaaaaaattctcagtctGGGTAAGCACCTAAGTCCCAGTGATTCAAAATAGAAGAGTTCTTTAAGCCTAAAGAAAGGTCATCTCCTATTCAATGTTGTAAATCGCAACTATTTTTCCCTCCATAGTGtatgctttggaaaaaaaaaacgaacGGATTTTTACCTATCAGGATGTAGTATAGTTTACAACAAGGCtgatcaaaatataatttttttattcgaACAAGGTCCTTAGTCCACTTTTATGTTATAGTTTATGCTATGTAATTATGGGTAATAATTAACACCTCCTTCCTTAATGTTTATAATTATCTTTTCCCCTTGAGGAACAGTGCAAGCTGTTTGAGAGTATCCAATTCCAAATTAAAATCAGCATTATCTCTTACAATGTACTgaatcaggaaaacagaaattgTCTATATTGTGTTCATACACAGCGGTCTGTGAAGTGGTGAGTTTAGGTGATCTGTTGGGGAGAAATGAGAAATCTACCGTAAAATATTGGGTTAAAATAAGTTAGTATTTGTGTATctgattaagtaaaaataaatcctaCTGATGAGATGTCATCTTAAAACAATCTGCTTGCCAAAGATGTGCAATAAATTTCAGATTATGTATACATTTGGTACTAGCATTATGGTTTGAAAAGGCAAATGCTTGTTGTTCTTATTATTAGGACGCGTTTTAGTGTAACTGGAGGTTAACATTTCCCAGTGCTTCAGGGCCCTGATTTTACATATACAGTCAGGATGCAGCAACAGCTCCTAAAAATTACGCTCAGAATAAATGATAACACTTTGTTATAATTTTAAAGGGAttgtattattaaagaaaattattaccACATAAATGGCAaagttctttgggaaaatacaattttaggacagaaaaacaatttttctcaGTCCATCACCCTGTTCTGAGAAGAGCTACATTATACATCATCCTGGCTAGATCTGTGGGAATCTTATTTCAGAGACTTCTGGAAGGCTAAGGTTTCCAGAGGGAATAGGACATGGGAAATCACCATGCTGGCTTTTACTGTACATTCCAAATAAAAAGCTATCCCTTCTagcaggtgccccaaagctggAAATTTCCCCTAAGCGGATTGACTCTCCCAGGGCTCCCCCACAACTCCCCCACAGGTGTCTAAACTTCTTATAAAAGTGTCCCACAGAAAAGATATCTCCTAATATTCAGGACATGCAGAGAACAGTCTCTCATAATTGCCCACACATGTTCTCTTACAGCTAACAGAGGACGGGGCAGAATGTCTCAACACTCATTACTAGCTAACCTTGTCTAAGCTCTGCCACCCAGTGCCTCCCTGGAGGTCACAAGCTGATGGTCCCCAGGCCTTTCAGATTTCGTGCCCTACCTGATTCCCTCAGTGTCTGTGacttccccctcccatcccccttgGATGACTGCCCTCTAGGGATCTTCAACATCAAGTCCACCGGAGCATTCACCAGCATGAATTCTTCAGTGGCTCCCCCTCAGCTGTGGGAATAAAAACTCACTCCTGAGCATGGTCCATGAACTACTTCACGATCTAACTCAGGGACTCTCACCTCTGAGGCACTCTGGAATCTGGTTCTAGAGGTCTAGGGCAGGCTCTGGGCATCAGGTGACTCTATTATGAAGCCAGAACCATTGATTCTTGCCCCGGCTGCTTGCTGCAGGCTTAACTTTTGACCCACACACTTGGGTTTTGGAGCCTTGCCAATGTTACTGCCCTGGCCAAACATGCCCcactccctttctgatttctgctCACCTCTCTCTGGACATGAGGGCAGAGGTATACCATCCCTCCAAAGTCTTCTAGAACCCAAAACCCTGAGGCTCATTCACAAAACTTAGCAGTTGAGGCTCGTAAAATGCTGAAAGGATGCCATATCCTTTATAAACTTCTGAGGCAAGTTCAATGCCCCTAAAATAAGATTCCATATACTATTAAGTTGAACTATGAGAAACTGCAGGTAATTTTGACCTAGAAAAGTAGCAATTTCATGTGGCTCAACCTAAATACTTTGGACATTATTATGGAAGTTGCTCAGggactcaaaaacaaaacaacacaaacttTAGTGGAGCAGATTTAATTTCCCTGAGATCATAATCCATAAATTATACAAAAACTGTCTAcagaacagtggttttcaaagtttACTGTGCACACAGAGCAGCTGGGGATTTTGTTGAGAATGGTTCCCAGCAGGTCCGTGCTGGGGTGTGAGTGCATGTTTAACAAGCTGCAGGGGAATGTGGACACTGCTGGTTCTGGAACACACTTTGGAATATCCACACATCAGACATTTTAAGGAGAGGTATAGGCATACATCAGAGATACTGTAACCTGGTTCCCGACCACTGCGATAAAGTTAAATATTGCAAtgaagtgagtcaaatgaattttctggCTTCCTAgtatacattaaaaattatgtttatactatactatagtctattaaatttatagtagcattatgtctaaaaaaacaatgtacataccttaattaaaaagactttattgctaaaaaatgccaaccaccatctgagctttcagcaactggcaatctttttgctggtggagggtctttcCTCAGGGTTGAGCAGGGTGGTGGTTGGtgaaggctggggtggctgtggcaatttttaaaaataagacaacaagGAAGTTTGCCACATCAGCTGAcatttcctttcacttgaacacttaagAAGCCACTGTAGGGATGTTAACTGGCCTGACTTCAATATTTTTGCATCTCAAGAAATAGAGAGAGGGCCAAGGACAGGGCAAGAGATGGGTGACCAGCCAGTTGGTGGGGCTCTTGGAACACATACACTTAAGGATTAAATTCACCACCTTATAAGGGTGTGGTTCATGGCACCCCAAAACAATTATaacagtaacatcaaagatcactgatcataCATCAACATAgcaaatataatgaaaaagtttgaaatattgtgagaattaccaaaatgtgacacaggcgcaaagtgagcaaatgctggtggaaaaatggtgccaataAACTTCTCAACACATGGTTGCCACGAAATttaactggttaaaaaaaatatattgcagtATCTGTGATgcacaataaaattaaatgcaatggAATGAGGTATGTCTGCAtaatatttatctaaaaaaaaaaaccccacaggagTGTGGACAATAGCAAAAATGTTTGTCTACTCTCTATATGAAGATCAACCCTGGTTTTCATTCCCATTTATCTGGTAACTATAAAGCCTTAATAAATTTATAGGCTTTATTTAACCACAAAAATAAAGTGCTAGgatttcaaaaatttaataatgaCTACATTAAAGAATGTCTAAGAAACTTGCCTGTTTCTGAGTGCACAGAAAATATAATCTTCGGAGAAATTCAACTTCATTGCATAAACCCTTGATTACTTATTGCCCTTTGAGTCTAAGCTCTATGCCAATTTGGTGTGCTCCTTAAGGGCCACAccattttgtattatattttgcTTTCCTCAAAAGCACTTAGCACTTCACAATCACAACACTTCATAAAAAGTTAGTATTTTCCTTGTAGCTAGATAGGAGAAAAGGACAATCTTCAGACATCCAATTAATTGTCTTAAACATTTGGGTTTAACCCATACACAACTTCTAAAActagagaaactttttttttctgctttcataCAATACATTTACAATTATACGTGTGTTGGTTGAAAACAAGAGTAATTTCCCAGCGGaccaatgaaaaagaatgagaggaatGTGAACTTCAGTAGTTTGCATGAGGAAACGAGAGGGGGCtccaatataattattattaataggtGACATCATCCAAGTAGCAAGAATCACACAAATGCTTCCCTGTGTTTTTGTGCTAACCCTCACTCTGAGCCTCCCAGTTGGACCCTGGCATGCTACTTTTGTAATGACCATTAAGCCTAGGCCTAGGAAAAGGCATTTCCCTGTAGATCAGTGTGTAGCTCTTTTGTTCTCAGGTATGATATTaaagtgagagaaaagaaatgactttCAACATAAGACACTGTAGTTAAGTCTGTCTCATGAGGCATGGCACCTGACTCTTACCTGCATGAGATGCTCCTCTTAAAGGTATTCCTGTACTTTGTCTTCTCCACTGTGCTCTACCATCATCCAACCCATGCAGCCTAATGGAGCCCTGGTTTCCGGGAGCAGTTCATGCCTGATATCCAGGGAGAACTAGCCACACTGACAACCTCAGCTCTCTGCAGAGCACAGGGCCTCCGAAGCAATAGACACAGGGGACAGGCTCCATGAACCTGCTTCTCCTATTACGGAGCGTGACTGCCAAGAGCTAGGGAGAAGGTAACGTTTCGGGATCACATAATCTTAATACTTCAAACTGAGTTAGCTATCAATAACCACAACCAAGTCTCTGGCTTTGACTTGAATCCAAACCTGTATGTCTCTGAATGATCCTTCTTCTACCTCCATGAGGAAGTGCAAGTGTTGCTTATTAAATACAGGTTTCTGGGCCTCCCCTGGGCCCCCAGAACCAGTGTCTGGGGGCTGAGGCAGCCGTGTGATCTTTCCCCAGCCTCCCAGGTAGAACCTTGTTAGGACTTGAGTAAGGTCCAGGCTAATTTCAATAAAGCGGCTTATTCAATCTCTAGGCTTCTGATAGCACAAAAAAACCTTGGTTTATGCAGTGTGACACGAAGCCTGTGTCCCAGCGGATCACCCAGTGGGTTACCCTGTTTTTActtagcgggggggggggggggggggggggggggggggggggggggctatcACCTTCTGTTATCTCACCACCACCTTCCCGTCCTGAAGCTGGTAGTGTTTCCCCCTGGAAAATCTGAACCCCACTGGCAGGGTTTGAAGAGGAGACTTCTACATAAGATTTAATACTTTCCCCTTTGACAAGGCTCTGACTTCTGATCACCCCGCAGGCTGGACCTGGGAGTCTCCCAACGAAGAGCACCTGCTGGGGAACCACCCTTCTTGGCCGCTGTCCCTTCCTCATGGCCTCAGAGTTGGTTTCTTCTATCCAGTTCCACTCTACTCACGTTTTAATTTGTCACTCCCACCACCGGCACCACCATAGCGGGCTCTGTTGAGTGACATTAGGAAAATCGCCACGAGGGCCAGGACAGCCCCCAGGCTGGGGGGCCCACACGGGCTCACCTCCTGCGCTAGCCCGGAGAGGAGCGGGGCGATGATCCGGCCCACGGCCGTCACGGACTGCCCCACGCCGATGACCGTGCCGCTGGCCTGCGCCCCGCCCGCGGCCAGCTGCAGGTCGGTGATGCAGGTCCTGCCCACGGCGGTGGACACGGCCAGCAGCGAGGAGCAGAGCACGGCCACGGGCACGGAGCGGGCGCAGGcgtgcagcagcagcagcaggcaggTGAGCGCGCTCGAGTGCAGCAGGAGGGCGTGGCCGTCGTGCCGGTACAGCCGCAGCAGGGGCCCCAGCGCCAGGCCGGCCAGGGCGCCCAGCGCGCTGCCATAGCTGATGAGGTAGCCGGCCGCCCGTGGCCGCACCCCGAAGCGCTCCTCCAGCGCCAGCACGAAGTTACTGTAGTAGAGCATGACCGCCACCGCCATCAGCAAGCGCACGGCGAAGAGGTCCCACATCTCGGAAAATATCAGGTTCTTCATGTCCCGCAGTGTGGACGTGAACTCCAGCCAGGGCGGCCTGGCAGGTCTGGGGCCGACTGTGCTCCGGGGAGGGGTGGCGGTTTCCTGCCCGTgaccatctcccctcccccagggtgcAGAGTTCCTCCTCGCTGCCTGG comes from Neovison vison isolate M4711 chromosome 8, ASM_NN_V1, whole genome shotgun sequence and encodes:
- the MFSD9 gene encoding major facilitator superfamily domain-containing protein 9 isoform X2 — its product is MESGVRRGPATARGPASATPMPRHELGAGAEARARGPGAVGARRFLLCLYLVGFLDLFGVSMVVPLLSLHVKSLGASPTVAGIVGSSYGILQLFSSTLVGCWSDVVGRRSSLLVCILFSALGYLILGASTNVFLFALARVPVEKERPLVIGQFNAASSVGFILGPMVGGYLTELEDGFYLTAFICFSVFILNAGLVWLFPWCEAKLSSAEKIQAARRNSAPWGRGDGHGQETATPPRSTVGPRPARPPWLEFTSTLRDMKNLIFSEMWDLFAVRLLMAVAVMLYYSNFVLALEERFGVRPRAAGYLISYGSALGALAGLALGPLLRLYRHDGHALLLHSSALTCLLLLLHACARSVPVAVLCSSLLAVSTAVGRTCITDLQLAAGGAQASGTVIGVGQSVTAVGRIIAPLLSGLAQEVSPCGPPSLGAVLALVAIFLMSLNRARYGGAGGGSDKLKRE
- the MFSD9 gene encoding major facilitator superfamily domain-containing protein 9 isoform X1 — its product is MESGVRRGPATARGPASATPMPRHELGAGAEARARGPGAVGARRFLLCLYLVGFLDLFGVSMVVPLLSLHVKSLGASPTVAGIVGSSYGILQLFSSTLVGCWSDVVGRRSSLLVCILFSALGYLILGASTNVFLFALARVPVGIFKHTLSISRALLSDLVAEKERPLVIGQFNAASSVGFILGPMVGGYLTELEDGFYLTAFICFSVFILNAGLVWLFPWCEAKLSSAEKIQAARRNSAPWGRGDGHGQETATPPRSTVGPRPARPPWLEFTSTLRDMKNLIFSEMWDLFAVRLLMAVAVMLYYSNFVLALEERFGVRPRAAGYLISYGSALGALAGLALGPLLRLYRHDGHALLLHSSALTCLLLLLHACARSVPVAVLCSSLLAVSTAVGRTCITDLQLAAGGAQASGTVIGVGQSVTAVGRIIAPLLSGLAQEVSPCGPPSLGAVLALVAIFLMSLNRARYGGAGGGSDKLKRE